In Pygocentrus nattereri isolate fPygNat1 chromosome 26, fPygNat1.pri, whole genome shotgun sequence, one genomic interval encodes:
- the LOC119262491 gene encoding LOW QUALITY PROTEIN: neuronal acetylcholine receptor subunit alpha-4 (The sequence of the model RefSeq protein was modified relative to this genomic sequence to represent the inferred CDS: inserted 1 base in 1 codon; substituted 2 bases at 2 genomic stop codons): protein MAKECIMRLESICLNRALQKNSKKSYSECFPILNSRNQSPSTFKHVRLNCTYSSCCKAMTASTACCPDCSCSSAREQAEERLLRTLFSXELTRPIPTINDVLRVHFGLSIAPLIDVDVWNQIMTTNMWVKQEWRDYKLRWNPGDYANIPSIRMPATYIWRPDIVLYKKNPXGFTVSHLSKAHLFYNGQVTWVPLVIYNCTCSIDVTFVPFDQQNMKFGSXTNNHSKINLTNHVALKDYWQGGERMVVSVVSNYNLKNQCCSEAHADITYSFIIRRLPLISFYHKSSSTSLVIPLMDEYLLFTMIFVILSIIITIFVLNVPHQSPQAHSMPRWERDFISQSARGDQVIDHVLGDSAFENSKPQDSQQVTWFPHAPISALSRWIIELFT, encoded by the exons ATGGCTAAAGAGTGCATTATGAGATTGGAGAGCATCTGTTTGAACAGAGCACTACAAAAGAATTCTAAGAAAAGCTACTCTGAATGCTTCCCCATCCTCAACTCTCGAAACCAATCCCCATCCACCTTCAAACATGTACGACTGAACTGTACCTATTCTTCCTGCTGCAAAGCAATGACGGCCAGCACTGCCTGCTGTCCAG acTGCAGCTGCAGTAGTGCTCGGGAACAAGCTGAGGAGAGGCTTCTGAGAACTCTGTTTT GAGAACTCACCCGGCCCATTCCCACCATCAATGATGTACTGCGTGTTCACTTTGGACTCTCCATCGCTCCATTGATCGATGT GGATGTATGGAATCAAATAATGACTACTAACATGTGGGTGAAGCAA GAATGGAGGGACTATAAGTTGCGCTGGAACCCTGGAGATTATGCAAATATTCCATCTATTAGAATGCCAGCTACATACATATGGAGGCCTGATATAGTACTGTACAAAAAGAACCCCTGA GGCTTCACAGTATCCCACTTGAGCAAAGCCCACCTGTTCTATAATGGCCAAGTGACTTGGGTTCCACTTGTTATCTACAATTGCACCTGCAGCATTGATGTCACCTTTGTTCCATTCGACCAACAAAACATGAAGTTTGGCTCTTAGACCAACAACCACAGTAAGATCAACCTGACTAACCATGTGGCCCTAAAGGACTACTGGCAGGGTGGGGAGCGGATGGTTGTGAGTGTTGTGAGCAACTACAATCTCAAGAATCAGTGTTGCTCGGAGGCGCACGCTGATATTACATACTCCTTCATCATCAGAAGGCTGCCATTAATCTCATTTTACCAt AAATCATCTTCCACCTCACTGGTCATTCCACTAATGGATGAATACCTGCTCTTCACAATGATATTTGTCATATTGTCCATCATTATCACCATCTTTGTGCTCAATGTGCCCCACCAGTCACCACAAGCTCACTCCATGCCCAGATGG GAGcgggacttcatctcccagagtgctagGGGAGACCAAGTGATCGATCACGTGCTAGGGGACTCGGCCTTTGAAAACTCCAAACCCCAAGATTCTCAGCAGGTCACGTGGTTTCCCCatgcacctatcagcgctctcagTCGCTGGATTATTGAACTCTTCACCTGA
- the arfrp1 gene encoding ADP-ribosylation factor-related protein 1 has translation MYTLLSGLYKYMFQKDEYCILILGLDNAGKTTFLEQTKTKFSKNYKGMSLSKITTTVGLNIGTIDVGKARLMFWDLGGQEELQSLWDKYYAESHGVIYVIDSTDEERLTESKNAFEKMISSEALEGVPLLVLANKQDVENCLSVPDIKTAFSDCAPKIGKRDCLVQPCTALTGQGVNEGIEWMVKCVVRNIHRPPRQKDIT, from the exons ATGTACACCTTACTGTCGGGTCTTTACAAGTACATGTTTCAGAAGGACGAGTACTGCATTTTGATTCTTGGACTTGATAACGCAGGAAAGACG ACATTTCTGGAGCAGACCAAAACAAAGTTCAGCAAGAACTATAAAGGAATGAGCCTTTCCAAAATCACAACCACTGTCGGATTGAACA TTGGCACCATTGATGTGGGTAAAGCACGCCTGATGTTTTGGGATCTTGGAGGACAAGAAGAATTGCAGTCTTTGTGGGACAAA tACTATGCAGAATCTCATGGAGTTATCTATGTTATTGACTCCACTGATGAAGAGCGGTTGACTGAGTCAAAGAATGCGTTTG AGAAGATGATTAGTAGTGAAGCTCTAGAAGGTGTTCCTCTTCTTGTGCTTGCAAATAAGCAAGATGTAGAG AATTGTCTATCTGTACCAGACATTAAGACAGCATTTAGTGACTGTGCCCCCAAAATCGGCAAACGGGACTGCCTGGTCCAGCCTTGCACTGCTCTAACAGG TCAGGGGGTAAACGAAGGAATTGAGTGGATGGTGAAGTGTGTGGTCCGGAACATACATCGTCCACCTCGACAAAAGGACATCACATAG